Proteins from a genomic interval of Gopherus evgoodei ecotype Sinaloan lineage chromosome 7, rGopEvg1_v1.p, whole genome shotgun sequence:
- the SMC3 gene encoding structural maintenance of chromosomes protein 3, with protein MYIKQVIIQGFRSYRDQTIVDPFSSKHNVIVGRNGSGKSNFFYAIQFVLSDEFSHLRPEQRLALLHEGTGPRVISAFVEIIFDNSDNRLPIDKEEVSLRRVIGAKKDQYFLDKKMVTKNDVMNLLESAGFSRSNPYYIVKQGKINQMATAPDSQRLKLLREVAGTRVYDERKEESISLMKETEGKREKINELLKYIEERLHTLEEEKEELAQYQKWDKMRRALEYTIYNQELNETRAKLDELSAKRETSGEKSRQLRDAQQDARDKMEDIERQVRELKTKISAMKEEKEQLSAERQEQIKQRTKLELKAKDLQDELAGNSEQRKRLLKERQKLLEKIEEKQKELAETEPKFNSVKEKEERGIARLAQATQERTDLYAKQGRGSQFTSKEERDKWIKKELKSLDQAINDKKRQIAAIHKDLEDTEANKEKNLEQYSKLDQDLNEVKARVEELDRKYYEVKNKKDELQSERNYLWREENAEQQALAAKREDLEKKQQLLRAATGKAILNGIDSINKVLEHFRRKGINQHVLNGYHGIVMNNFECEPAFYTCVEVTAGNRLFYHIVDSDEVSTKILMEFNKMNLPGEVTFLPLNKLDVRDTAYPETNDAIPMISKLRYNPRFDKAFKHVFGKTLICRSMEVSTQLARAFTMDCITLEGDQVSHRGALTGGYYDTRKSRLELQKDVRKAEEELGELEAKLNENLRRNIERINNEIDQLMNQMQQIETQQRKFKASRDSILSEMKMLKEKRQQSEKTFMPKQRSLQSLEASLHAMESTRESLKAELGTDLLSQLSLDDQKRVDALNDEIRQLQQENRQLLNERIKLEGIITRVETYLNENLRKRLDQVEQELNELRETEGGTVLTATTSELEAINKRVKDTLARSDDLDNSIDKTEAGIKDLQKSMERWKNMEKEHMDAINHDTKELEKMTNRQGMLLKKKEECMKKIRELGSLPQEAFEKYQTLSLKQLFRKLEQCNTELKKYSHVNKKALDQFVNFSEQKEKLIKRQEELDRGYKSIMELMNVLELRKYEAIQLTFKQVSKNFSEVFQKLVPGGKATLVMKKGDVEGSQSQDEGEGSAESERGSGSQSSVPSVDQFTGVGIRVSFTGKQGEMREMQQLSGGQKSLVALALIFAIQKCDPAPFYLFDEIDQALDAQHRKAVSDMIMELAEHAQFITTTFRPELLESADKFYGVKFRNKVSHIDVITAEMAKDFVEDDTTHG; from the exons GTGATCATTCAGGGATTTCGAAGCTACAGAGATCAAACTATTGTAGATCCTTTCAGTTCAAAACACAATGTCATTG TGGGAAGAAATGGATCTGGGAAAAGTAACTTTTTCTATG CAATTCAGTTTGTCCTTAGTGATGAGTTTAGTCATCTTCGCCCAGAGCAGAGACTGGCTTTGTTACAT gAAGGCACAGGTCCTCGTGTTATTTCAGCATTTGTGGAAATTATTTTTGACAACTCAGACAACAGGTTACca atTGATAAAGAGGAAGTTTCGCTTCGCAGAGTTATTGGAGCCAAAAAGGACCAATATTTCTTAGACAAGAAAATGGTGAC GAAAAATGATGTGATGAACCTTCTTGAAAGTGCTGGGTTTTCTCGCAGTAATCCCTACTATATTGTCAAACAAGGAAAG ATCAACCAGATGGCAACAGCTCCTGACTCTCAAAGACTGAAGTTGTTAAGAGAAGTAGCTGGTACTAGAGTGTACGATGAGCGCAAAGAAGAAAGTATTTCCTTAATGAAAGAAACAG AGGGTAAACGGGAGAAAATCAATGAGTTGTTGAAGTACATTGAAGAGCGATTACATACcctggaagaggagaaagaagagctTGCTCAGTATCAGAAGTGGGATAAAATGAGGAGAGCATTAGAATACACCATTTATAACCAGGAACTCAATGAAACACGTGCTAAACTTGATGAG CTTTCTGCCAAACGAGAGACAAGTGGAGAAAAATCAAGGCAGCTGAGAGATGCACAACAAGATGCTAGAGATAAAATGGAG GATATTGAACGACAAGTTCGAGAACTGAAAACAAAGATTTCAGCGATGAAAGAGGAGAAGGAACAACTCAGTGCTGAGAGACAGGAGCAGATTAAGCAGAGGACCAAATTAGAACTTAAAGCTAAGGATTTGCAAGATGAACTAGCTGGCAACAGTGAACAAAGG AAAAGACTATTAAAGGAGAGACAGAAGCTTCTTGAGAAAATTGAGGAGAAGCAGAAAGAACTAGCTGAAACGGAACCCAAATTCAACAgtgtaaaagaaaaagaagagcgAGGAATTGCTAG ACTAGCACAAGCTACCCAGGAAAGAACAGATCTTTATGCAAAACAAGGCCGAGGAAGCCAGTTTACTTCCAAAGAAGAAAGGGATAAGTGGATTAAAAAGGAACTGAAGTCTCTAGATCAGGCAATCAATGACAAAAAACGACAGATTGCAGCAATACACAAAGATTTAGAAGATACAGAGGCTAATAAAGAGAAGAACCTGGAGCAATACAGT AAATTGGACCAAGATCTTAATGAGGTTAAAGCTCGTGTTGAAGAACTGGACAGAAAGTATTACGaggtgaaaaacaaaaaagatgaaCTACAGAGTGAAAGAAA TTAtctgtggagagaggagaatgctGAACAACAAGCTCTTGCTGCAAAACGAGAGGATTTGGAGAAGAAACAGCAACTACTTAGAGCGGCTACAGGAAAA GCCATTCTAAATGGTATAGACAGCATAAACAAAGTCTTGGAGCACTTTCGCCGGAAAGGCATAAACCAACATGTTCTAAATGGTTACCATGGAATTGTGATGAATAATTTTGAGTGTGAGCCTGCTTTCTACACTTGTGTTGAAGTTACTGCTGGAAACAG GTTATTTTATCATATTGTGGATTCTGATGAGGTCAGTACAAAGATCTTAATGGAGTTTAATAAAATGAATCTTCCTGGGGAAGTAACTTTTCTGCCTCTCAACAAGCTGGATGTTAGAGATACTGCTTACCCTGAAACCAAT GACGCTATTCCTATGATCAGTAAACTGAGATACAATCCCAGATTTGACAAAGCCTTCAAACATGTTTTTGGAAAGACTCTTATTTGTCGTAGCATGGAGGTGTCTACCCAGTTGGCCAGAGCTTTCACTATGGATTGTATTACTTTGGAAG GTGATCAAGTCAGCCATCGTGGTGCTCTGACTGGAGGTTATTATGACACAAGAAAGTCTCGGCTTGAACTGCAGAAAGATGTTAGAAAGGCAGAAGAAGAACTTGGTGAACTTGAAGCAAAACTCAATGAAAACTTGCGCAGAAACATTGAAA GGATTAATAATGAAATTGACCAACTCATGAATCAAATGCAGCAGATTGAGACCCAGCAGAGAAAATTCAAAGCTTCCCGAGACAGCATCTTGTCAGAGATGAAAATGCTGAAAGAGAAGAGGCAGCAGTCTGAAAAAACCTTTATGCCAAAG CAACGCAGCTTGCAAAGCTTGGAGGCAAGCTTACATGCCATGGAATCAACACGAGAATCGTTAAAAGCGGAATTGGGAACAGACTTGCTGTCTCAGCTCAGCCTAGATGATCAGAAACGAGTGGATGCACTTAATGATGAGATTCGACAACTGCAACAA GAAAACAGACAGCTTTTGAATGAGAGGATTAAACTGGAAGGCATCATCACAAGAGTAGAGACATACCTCAATGAGAATCTCAGAAAACGCTTAGACCAAGTGGAACAA GAGTTGAATGAGCTACGAGAGACAGAAGGCGGCACTGTTCTTACTGCCACAACATCAGAACTTGAGGCCATCAACAAACGAGTGAAGGATACCTTGGCACGATCAGATG ATCTGGATAACTCAATTGACAAAACAGAAGCAGGGATTAAAGACCTCCAAAAAAGTATGGAACGCTGGAAGAACATGGAGAAGGAACACATGGATGCAATTAACCATGACACAAAAGAACTTGAAAAGATGACAAATCGGCAAGGCATGCTTCTCAAGAAGAAGGAGGAATGCATGAAGAAAATCAGAGAATTGGGCTCACTTCCACAGGAGGCCTTTGAAAAATATCAGACATTGAGTTTAAAACAG TTATTTCGTAAGCTGGAGCAGTGCAACACAGAGCTGAAAAAATACAGCCATGTCAATAAAAAAGCTTTAGACCAGTTTGTTAACTTCTCAGAGCAGAAGGAGAAGCTGATAAAACGACAGGAGGAGCTGGACAGAGGCTACAAATCTATTATGGAGCTGATGAATGTCCTTGAACTCAGAAAATATGAAGCTATCCAACTTACTTTCAAACAG GTGTCAAAAAACTTCAGTGAGGTGTTCCAGAAGTTAGTACCTGGTGGCAAAGCCACACTAGTGATGAAGAAAGGAGATGTGGAGGGCAGTCAATCCCAGGATGAGGGTGAAGGCagtgctgagagtgagaggggatcTGGATCTCAGAGCAGTGTGCCATCTGTAGACCAGTTCACAGGAGTTGGGATTAGG GTGTCATTTACAGGAAAACAGGGTGAAATGAGAGAAATGCAGCAACTTTCAGGTGGACAGAAGTCCTTGGTGGCCCTAGCCCTGATTTTTGCTATCCAGAAATGTGATCCAGCTCCTTTTTACCTGTTTGATGAAATTGACCAAGCTCTGGATGCTCAGCACAGAAAGGCGGTTTCAG ATATGATTATGGAACTAGCTGAACATGCCCAGTTTATTACAACAACTTTTAGGCCTGAACTGCTTGAGTCAGCTGATAAATTCTATGGTGTAAAGTTCAGAAACaag GTTAGTCATATTGATGTGATCACAGCAGAGATGGCCAAAGACTTTGTGGAAGATGACACCACTCATGGTTAA